GACGGGACCCGGCGGCTCACCGGACGATGGCCACCGGGCACTGGGCATGGGTCAGGACGTGCTGGCTCACCGAGCCGAGCAGCATCTCCGAGAACGCGTCGCGGCCGCGTGACCCGACGACGACCAGCGACGCGGCCCGACTCGCGTCGACGAGCACCGGCCCGGCCCGTACGGGGATCGCCTCCGGGACGATCTCGACGTCGGGGAACTGGGCGGCGCACTCGCGACACAGGTCCTTGACCAGCTCCTCCGCGGCGGCCAGCTGGCGGTCGGCGACCTCCGACTCGGCCCCGTCGAAGGTCAGCACGTGGGCGAGCACCGAGAAGTAGCCGTGGATGGCGGTGACGCCCTCGCCGGTACGCCGGGCTCGCTCGCAGGCGAACCGCAACGCGCGTGCGGACGGCGCAGATTGATCGACGCCGACCACGATCCGGTCGACGACCTTCGAGTGCCGGGGGCGCACGACGACGACGGGACACGGTGCGTGACGGGCTACGTGCTGGCTGACCGATCCCGTCAACGTGCCCGCTGTCAGCCCGTGCCCGGTGCTCCCGACGACCATCAGGTCGGCCCTCTCGGCGGCACGGAGCAGCTCGGGGACGACTGGTCCTGGGCGGACCTCCACGATGGCTTCCGGGAGTCCGAGCGCCTGCAACTGCTCCTCGGCCGCTTCGCGCCAGCCCTGGACCGCCCTGTCCATCTCGTCGCGGTAGTGGCCGACGACCGGGTCCATCGCGGTGCCGACGAGCACCACGTGGACGTCGGACCGTGGGGCGGCGTTCTCAGCGGCCCAGGTGAGGGCGGCGGCCGCGCCGGACGATCCGTCGTACCCGACGACGATGCGGGGAGGGCTCTCGGTCATGGCGTCAGCGTGCGCCGGTGCGGGGGCGACCAGTAGGGCCAAAGGGCACTACCGGTGAGTGCCGGAAGGCCGTGGAGCGGGTCGCGCGGCGGCTCTTGACTGGATGGAGGTCAACCGACGGAAAGGACGGACGATGGTCACGTTGAGCATCATCAAGGCCGACACCGGGGGCTGGGTGGGACACAGCGCCGTGCACGGCGAGCAGATGGAGGAGGCGCGAAGGCGCGTCGTCCGGGCCCGCGAGACGGGTCTGTTGATCGACGGCTACGTCGGCGCCTGCGGCGACGACCTGGCCCTGATCATGACCCACGACTGTGGCGTCGAGGACCAGCGCATCCATGGCTTCGCATGGGAGGTCTTCGAGGCCACCACCCAGGTCGCCAACCGGCTCGGGCTCTATGGAGCGGGTCAGGACCTGCTGAAGGACGCGTTCTCCGGGAACCTGCGGGGGATGGGCCCGGGCTATGCCGAGCTCGAGATGGACGAGCGGCGCAGCGAGCCCGTGCTGTGCTTCCTGGCGGACAAGACCGAGCCCGGCGCCTGGAACCTGCCGCTGTACAAGATGTTCGCCGACCCGTTCAACACGGCCGGCCTGGTGATCGACGCGACGATGCACGCCGGGTTCGTCTTCGAGGTCTACGACCTCTACGCCGAGAAGTACCTCGAGTTCAGCTGCCCCGACGAGATCTATGACCTGCTGATGTACATCGGCGCGCCGGCCCGCTACGTGGTCCACTCCGTACGCTCCCGGGCGACCGGAGCCGTGGCCGCGGCCACGAGCACCCAGCGACTCTCGCTGATCGCGGGCAAGTACGTCGGCAAGGACGACCCCGTGATGATCGTGCGTTGCCAGTCGGGCTTCCCGGCGGTCGGCGAGGCCGTCGAGCCGTTCGCCCAGGCCTTCAGTGTCGCGGGCTGCATGCGCGGCTCGCACCATGCCCCGCTGATGCCGGTCGGCGTCGAGGACGCCCACCCGACCCGGTTCGACGGCCCGCCACGGGTCGTCGCCCTGGGCTTCCAGCTCCACGCGGGGCAGCTCGGACTGCCCCGCGACCTGTTCGCCGACCCCAGCTTCGACCGGGCCCGCAGCACCGCCAACGAGGTGATGGACTACCTGCGGCGGCACGGACCCTTCGAGCCGCACCGGCTCCCGCTGTCGGAGCTCGAGTACACGACGATGCACGACTCGGAGGCGCGGCTGGCTGAGCGCTGGCAGCCCATCCCGGCGCCGCCGGAGCCGCGCGAGACCGTATCCGCGTCCCACACCGAGGGGCCGGGAGCTGAGCGGCAGGGATGAGCCCGCCGGGCCCCCTCCGCGGCACTCCACACGGCGGACCTGGCTGACCCGCTGCGGACTTCTGGTCCTCACCGCGGCAGCCGTCGCGTACGTCGTGCCGAGGCTGCTGGTCGAGACTCGCCGGTCCTGGTCGTCGGCTGGTGCGGCCGTCGAGGTGCTGCTGGTGCTCGCCCTGGTCGCGGAGCTGGCGTCATCCGGGTGCTTCAGCGCGCTCAGCCGCGTGCTGCTGCCGAGC
The genomic region above belongs to Nocardioides sp. QY071 and contains:
- the fbp gene encoding fructose-1,6-bisphosphate aldolase/phosphatase — its product is MVTLSIIKADTGGWVGHSAVHGEQMEEARRRVVRARETGLLIDGYVGACGDDLALIMTHDCGVEDQRIHGFAWEVFEATTQVANRLGLYGAGQDLLKDAFSGNLRGMGPGYAELEMDERRSEPVLCFLADKTEPGAWNLPLYKMFADPFNTAGLVIDATMHAGFVFEVYDLYAEKYLEFSCPDEIYDLLMYIGAPARYVVHSVRSRATGAVAAATSTQRLSLIAGKYVGKDDPVMIVRCQSGFPAVGEAVEPFAQAFSVAGCMRGSHHAPLMPVGVEDAHPTRFDGPPRVVALGFQLHAGQLGLPRDLFADPSFDRARSTANEVMDYLRRHGPFEPHRLPLSELEYTTMHDSEARLAERWQPIPAPPEPRETVSASHTEGPGAERQG
- a CDS encoding universal stress protein — protein: MTESPPRIVVGYDGSSGAAAALTWAAENAAPRSDVHVVLVGTAMDPVVGHYRDEMDRAVQGWREAAEEQLQALGLPEAIVEVRPGPVVPELLRAAERADLMVVGSTGHGLTAGTLTGSVSQHVARHAPCPVVVVRPRHSKVVDRIVVGVDQSAPSARALRFACERARRTGEGVTAIHGYFSVLAHVLTFDGAESEVADRQLAAAEELVKDLCRECAAQFPDVEIVPEAIPVRAGPVLVDASRAASLVVVGSRGRDAFSEMLLGSVSQHVLTHAQCPVAIVR